From one [Ruminococcus] lactaris ATCC 29176 genomic stretch:
- a CDS encoding DUF5662 family protein: MKAIRHFQTITKHKIYVMRECFRVGLYRQGLLHDLSKYSWTEFRIGCRYYQGTRSPNNAEREEKGYSSAWLHHKGRNKHHYEYWIDYNVNAGKDGRILTGMKMPVRYVVEMFLDRIAASKVYIGEAYNDSDPLRYYENGRAGELMHPETRALLEKLLHMLAEKGEEETYRYIRREVLRKKEG, from the coding sequence ATGAAAGCGATCCGGCATTTTCAGACCATTACAAAGCATAAGATCTATGTGATGAGAGAATGTTTCCGTGTAGGACTGTACAGGCAGGGATTATTGCATGATCTGTCGAAATACAGTTGGACAGAATTTCGGATCGGGTGCAGATATTACCAGGGAACACGAAGCCCGAACAATGCAGAGCGGGAAGAAAAAGGATATTCATCTGCATGGCTGCATCATAAGGGAAGAAATAAGCATCATTACGAATACTGGATCGATTATAATGTCAATGCGGGAAAGGACGGAAGGATTCTGACCGGCATGAAGATGCCGGTCAGATATGTTGTGGAGATGTTCCTTGACCGGATTGCTGCAAGTAAAGTATATATTGGCGAGGCGTATAATGATTCAGATCCACTTCGGTATTATGAAAATGGAAGAGCAGGAGAACTGATGCATCCTGAGACAAGAGCATTGCTGGAAAAACTTCTGCATATGCTTGCAGAAAAGGGAGAAGAAGAAACTTACCGGTACATCCGCAGGGAAGTACTCAGAAAGAAAGAAGGCTGA
- a CDS encoding DUF1292 domain-containing protein: MNENEVLTVTLTLENNEELECEVITIFEVQGQQYIALYPLFDEASDEDGSVYLYRFIDHGDEEPGLENIEADVEFEAVSDAFNAWADAQDFGDIDLDDMD; this comes from the coding sequence ATGAACGAGAACGAAGTACTCACCGTTACACTCACCCTTGAGAATAACGAAGAACTTGAATGTGAAGTCATCACCATTTTTGAAGTTCAGGGACAGCAGTATATTGCCCTGTACCCTCTTTTTGATGAGGCCTCTGATGAAGATGGATCGGTATATTTATACCGTTTCATCGATCACGGTGATGAAGAACCTGGTCTTGAAAATATCGAAGCTGATGTGGAATTTGAAGCAGTTTCTGATGCATTTAATGCATGGGCAGACGCTCAGGACTTCGGTGATATCGACCTGGACGACATGGATTAA
- a CDS encoding regulatory protein RecX has translation MIVTKVEPLSKTKYKIYLNHQFAFVLYKGELRSYKISDGRELSEEELDEIREKILLKRAKKRAMHLLEDMDRSEAGLREKLKAGLYPEDLIEAAVTYVKSFGYLNDVRYAENFILARKSTKSKREILALLNRKGICSADIEKAFESCYGESEEVEAVRRILAKKKVDVRTADEREMQKIYGYLGRKGFRYDVVRQVIQNSIENA, from the coding sequence ATGATCGTCACAAAAGTAGAGCCGCTTTCGAAGACGAAGTATAAGATTTATCTGAATCATCAGTTCGCATTTGTTCTTTATAAGGGGGAACTTCGCAGTTATAAGATTTCTGATGGAAGAGAGCTGAGTGAGGAAGAACTGGATGAGATCAGAGAAAAGATCCTGCTTAAACGTGCAAAAAAGAGAGCCATGCATTTGCTGGAGGATATGGACAGAAGTGAGGCGGGATTAAGGGAAAAGCTGAAAGCAGGGCTATATCCCGAAGATCTGATCGAGGCAGCGGTGACGTATGTGAAGTCTTTCGGATATCTGAATGATGTACGGTACGCCGAAAATTTTATCCTGGCCCGGAAAAGCACAAAGAGTAAAAGAGAGATCCTTGCACTTCTGAACAGGAAGGGAATCTGTTCTGCTGATATAGAGAAGGCATTTGAGAGCTGTTATGGTGAAAGCGAGGAAGTGGAGGCAGTCCGTCGGATTCTTGCAAAAAAGAAGGTGGATGTGAGGACAGCGGATGAGCGGGAGATGCAGAAAATATACGGATATTTGGGCAGAAAAGGTTTCCGTTATGATGTAGTCCGTCAAGTGATACAAAATAGTATTGAGAATGCTTGA
- the gltX gene encoding glutamate--tRNA ligase: MSKKVRTRFAPSPTGRMHVGNLRTALYAYLIAKHEGGDFILRVEDTDQERFVEGALDIIYRTLAKTGLVHDEGPDKDAGYGPYVQSERNAAGLYLKYAKQLVEQGDAYYCFCDKERLESLKTTVSESGTEISVYDKHCLSLSKEEVEANLAAGKPWVIRLNVPNEGTTTFHDEIYGDITVPNAELDDMILIKSDGYPTYNFANVIDDHLMEITHVVRGNEYLSSAPKYNRLYDAFGWEVPVYVHCPLITDENHKKLSKRCGHSSYEDLIEQGFVSEAVVNYVALLGWCPSDNREIFSLEELVEAFDYHHMNKSPAVFDVVKLKWMNGEYLKAMDFDKFFELAKPYISETVTKDYDLKKIAALVKTRIEILPDIKEQIDFFEELPDYDIALYTHKKMKTDAEKSLALLQEVLPVLEAQEDFSNDALFETLKGFAAEKGYKVGYVMWPLRTAVSGKQSTPGGATELMEVFGKEESLRRIRLGIEKLQ, from the coding sequence ATGAGTAAGAAAGTAAGAACGAGATTTGCACCAAGCCCGACAGGAAGGATGCATGTAGGTAATTTAAGAACTGCACTTTATGCATATCTGATCGCAAAGCATGAGGGTGGAGATTTTATCCTGCGTGTGGAAGATACAGATCAGGAGCGTTTCGTGGAAGGTGCTTTGGATATCATTTACAGGACACTTGCAAAGACAGGCCTTGTACATGATGAGGGACCGGATAAAGATGCCGGATATGGACCTTATGTACAAAGTGAGAGAAATGCGGCAGGTCTTTATCTGAAATATGCGAAGCAGCTTGTAGAGCAGGGAGATGCATATTATTGCTTTTGTGATAAGGAACGTCTGGAATCGCTGAAGACGACCGTTTCAGAATCAGGAACAGAGATTTCTGTTTATGATAAGCATTGCCTGAGCCTGAGCAAGGAGGAAGTAGAGGCAAATCTTGCAGCCGGTAAGCCATGGGTCATCCGTCTGAATGTGCCGAATGAAGGTACGACAACCTTCCATGATGAGATCTATGGAGATATCACTGTACCGAATGCAGAACTGGATGATATGATCCTGATCAAGTCAGATGGGTATCCGACGTACAATTTTGCAAATGTAATTGACGATCATCTGATGGAGATCACGCATGTTGTCAGAGGGAATGAGTACCTTTCTTCAGCACCGAAATATAACCGTCTGTATGATGCATTTGGATGGGAAGTTCCGGTTTATGTTCATTGCCCGCTGATCACAGATGAGAACCATAAGAAGTTAAGTAAACGCTGTGGACATTCCTCTTATGAAGATCTGATCGAACAGGGATTTGTGTCAGAGGCTGTTGTCAACTACGTGGCACTGCTTGGATGGTGTCCTTCTGACAACCGGGAGATCTTCTCTCTGGAAGAGCTGGTAGAGGCATTTGATTATCATCATATGAATAAATCACCTGCAGTGTTCGATGTAGTGAAGCTGAAATGGATGAATGGTGAGTATCTGAAAGCAATGGATTTCGACAAATTCTTCGAGCTTGCAAAGCCGTATATCAGTGAAACTGTGACAAAGGATTATGATCTGAAAAAGATTGCAGCCCTGGTTAAGACGAGAATCGAGATCCTTCCGGATATTAAGGAGCAGATTGATTTCTTTGAAGAACTTCCGGATTATGATATTGCACTTTATACGCACAAAAAGATGAAAACGGATGCAGAGAAGTCACTTGCACTTCTGCAGGAGGTACTCCCGGTTCTTGAAGCACAGGAAGATTTCAGCAATGATGCACTTTTCGAGACATTAAAAGGTTTTGCAGCGGAAAAAGGATATAAGGTCGGTTATGTTATGTGGCCGCTGAGAACAGCCGTATCAGGAAAGCAGAGTACCCCGGGTGGTGCTACAGAGCTGATGGAAGTTTTCGGCAAAGAGGAGTCTCTGAGAAGAATCCGCCTTGGAATTGAGAAGCTTCAGTAG
- a CDS encoding ATP-dependent helicase: MGLNEAQKDAVLHKDGPCLVLAGPGSGKTLTIVNRVKYLIEGYKVRPEEILVVTFTRFAAAEMRSRLCSLMGKERLPVTIGTFHGIYYGILRWTYRIGQKNLLSDNEKYQILRQVIRHQKLEIFDEGDFLKDIAFEIGKIKNQRIRPEEFISEKCEAAVFRQIYREYEEQRKRRRKIDFDDMLVLCFQLFLSRPDVLRGWQKKFRYILIDEFQDINQIQYDVIRMLALPERNLFAVGDDDQAIYGFRGADSELMLRFKKDFPDASQILLGVNYRSTSNIVTNSLKVIMHNTRRYEKELKAERKGGPCLHIQEVKDVNEEAEYIAGEIEKSIRSGTKAEDIAVLFRTHTDARPVVEALLARKLPFEMKEHLPNLYEHFIAKDIQAYFRLAMKCAGRQDLLQVMNRPKRYLSRDSLQGKRASFEILRDYYRDKDWMTDRIDQFEWDVKMMEKMTPYAAITYLRKRVGYDEYLKEYCISRHLKITDLSEILSELEEAAKPYETMEEWFSHIEEYTEALKKRETGRNTPEKGIRLMTIHAAKGLEFDTVFVIQANEGRIPYKKAEKAEEIEEERRLFYVAMTRAKNRLVFSYVKIKGGKEILPSRFVDELLEK, encoded by the coding sequence ATGGGGTTAAACGAAGCACAGAAAGATGCAGTTCTTCATAAAGACGGTCCCTGCCTGGTATTGGCAGGACCGGGATCAGGGAAGACGCTTACGATCGTGAACAGAGTAAAATATTTGATTGAAGGATATAAAGTAAGACCAGAAGAAATTCTGGTCGTTACTTTTACCCGTTTTGCAGCGGCGGAGATGAGATCCCGCCTCTGTTCACTTATGGGAAAAGAGAGACTTCCGGTGACGATCGGGACATTTCATGGGATTTATTATGGAATCCTTCGATGGACTTACCGGATCGGACAGAAGAATCTGCTCTCGGATAATGAAAAATATCAGATCCTCAGGCAGGTGATCAGGCATCAGAAACTGGAGATTTTTGATGAGGGGGATTTCCTGAAAGATATCGCTTTTGAGATCGGAAAGATTAAAAATCAGAGGATCAGACCGGAAGAGTTCATTTCAGAAAAATGCGAGGCTGCTGTGTTCCGGCAGATTTACAGAGAGTATGAAGAGCAGAGAAAAAGACGGAGAAAGATCGATTTTGATGATATGCTGGTACTTTGCTTTCAGCTTTTCCTTTCCAGACCGGATGTATTGAGAGGATGGCAGAAAAAGTTCCGTTATATTCTGATTGATGAGTTCCAGGATATCAATCAGATCCAGTATGACGTGATCCGTATGCTGGCATTGCCTGAAAGAAATCTTTTTGCAGTAGGGGACGATGATCAGGCAATTTATGGGTTTCGTGGTGCGGATTCAGAATTGATGCTCCGGTTTAAAAAAGATTTCCCGGACGCCAGTCAGATCCTGTTGGGGGTAAACTATCGTTCTACTTCCAATATTGTGACCAATTCCCTGAAAGTGATCATGCATAATACCAGACGGTATGAGAAGGAATTAAAGGCGGAACGTAAAGGTGGCCCGTGTCTGCATATCCAGGAAGTAAAGGATGTAAATGAAGAGGCAGAATATATTGCAGGAGAAATTGAAAAAAGCATCAGAAGCGGAACAAAGGCAGAGGACATTGCGGTGCTTTTCCGGACGCATACAGATGCAAGACCGGTTGTAGAAGCTCTGCTTGCCAGGAAACTCCCATTTGAGATGAAAGAGCATCTGCCTAATCTTTACGAACATTTTATAGCAAAAGATATTCAGGCGTATTTCCGGCTTGCAATGAAATGTGCAGGACGGCAGGATCTGCTACAGGTAATGAACCGCCCGAAACGTTATCTTTCCAGAGACAGTCTGCAGGGAAAGAGGGCATCTTTCGAGATACTGCGGGACTATTATCGGGATAAAGACTGGATGACAGACCGGATTGATCAGTTTGAATGGGACGTAAAAATGATGGAGAAAATGACTCCTTATGCTGCAATTACTTATCTGCGGAAAAGGGTTGGATATGATGAATATCTGAAAGAGTATTGTATTTCCCGTCATTTGAAAATTACGGACCTGAGCGAGATCCTTTCGGAGCTGGAAGAGGCAGCAAAACCATATGAGACAATGGAAGAGTGGTTTTCACATATTGAAGAATATACAGAAGCATTAAAGAAACGGGAAACGGGAAGGAATACGCCGGAGAAAGGCATCCGTCTGATGACGATCCATGCAGCCAAAGGACTGGAATTTGATACTGTGTTTGTGATACAGGCAAATGAAGGGCGGATTCCATACAAAAAGGCAGAGAAAGCCGAAGAGATAGAGGAAGAACGACGGCTTTTTTATGTGGCAATGACGAGGGCAAAGAACCGGCTGGTGTTCAGTTACGTGAAAATAAAAGGCGGGAAAGAAATCCTTCCTTCCCGCTTTGTGGACGAATTGTTGGAAAAATAA
- the recA gene encoding recombinase RecA has protein sequence MASGKESVVKVTNSEEKKKALDAAIAKLEKDFGKGAVMKLGESGAHVSVETVPTGCLSLDLALGLGGVPKGRVIEVYGPESSGKTTVALHMISEVQKRGGIAGFIDAEHALDPVYAKNIGVDIDELYISQPDSGDQALEIAETMVRSGAIDIIVIDSVAALVPKQEIEGDMGDSHVGLQARLMSQALRKLTPVISKSNCVVIFINQLREKVGVMFGNPETTTGGRALKFYASVRMDVRRIETLKQNGEIVGNRTRIKIVKNKIAPPFKEAEFDIMFGKGISREGDILDLASKIDIVKKSGAWYAYEGDKIGQGRENAKSYLESHPEVMEEIERKVRAYYHLDGTEPEDEKKSDLKLTAEKKTDKEKTDAEQAE, from the coding sequence ATGGCAAGTGGAAAAGAAAGCGTTGTAAAAGTTACAAATAGTGAAGAAAAGAAAAAAGCCCTGGATGCGGCGATCGCCAAACTGGAGAAGGACTTCGGTAAGGGTGCAGTGATGAAGCTGGGAGAGTCAGGGGCACATGTGTCAGTAGAGACGGTTCCGACTGGATGCCTGAGTCTGGATCTTGCACTGGGACTGGGGGGAGTGCCAAAAGGAAGAGTGATCGAGGTTTATGGTCCTGAGTCCAGTGGTAAGACGACGGTTGCATTGCATATGATCTCAGAAGTGCAGAAACGTGGCGGAATTGCAGGCTTTATAGATGCAGAGCATGCATTGGATCCGGTTTATGCAAAGAATATCGGAGTGGATATTGATGAATTATATATTTCGCAGCCGGACAGCGGAGATCAGGCACTTGAGATTGCGGAGACGATGGTGCGTTCCGGTGCGATTGATATTATCGTTATTGACTCTGTTGCGGCACTTGTTCCAAAGCAGGAGATTGAAGGAGATATGGGAGACAGCCATGTAGGACTGCAGGCAAGACTGATGTCCCAGGCTTTGAGAAAACTGACACCGGTGATCAGCAAATCGAACTGTGTGGTTATTTTTATCAATCAGCTCCGTGAGAAAGTGGGAGTGATGTTTGGTAATCCGGAGACGACTACCGGAGGACGTGCGTTGAAGTTTTATGCCTCTGTCCGTATGGATGTAAGAAGAATCGAGACTCTGAAGCAGAATGGTGAGATCGTAGGAAACCGTACAAGGATCAAGATTGTAAAGAATAAGATTGCACCTCCGTTTAAAGAGGCAGAATTTGATATTATGTTCGGAAAAGGAATTTCAAGAGAAGGAGATATCCTGGATCTTGCGTCAAAGATTGATATTGTAAAGAAGAGCGGTGCATGGTATGCATACGAGGGTGATAAGATCGGACAGGGACGTGAAAATGCAAAGTCCTATCTGGAGTCACATCCGGAAGTGATGGAAGAGATTGAAAGAAAAGTACGTGCTTATTATCATCTGGATGGTACAGAGCCGGAAGATGAAAAGAAAAGTGATCTGAAGCTGACTGCAGAGAAGAAGACAGATAAAGAAAAGACTGATGCGGAGCAGGCAGAATGA
- the purF gene encoding amidophosphoribosyltransferase, whose product MSEFEKAVTGLGEECGVFGAYDMDGHDVAASIYYGLFALQHRGQESCGIAVTDTAGKRKVLSRKGLGHVNDVFDEKVLSELKGNLGVGHVRYSTAGGTRVENAQPLVINYVKGTLAIAHNGNLVNAIELRKELEYTGAIFQTTIDSEVIAYHIARERLEAATAEEAVRLAMKKIKGAYALVVSSPRKMIGARDPFGLKPLCIGKRENTYFLASESCAIAAVDAEFVRDVLPGEIVTITKDGIASDMSMAMPAEKQARCIFEYIYFARTDSTIDGVNVYHSRIIAGKALAESYPVEADLVVGVPDSGLVAAKGYSEQSGIPYGMAFHKNSYVGRTFIKPKQSDRESSVKIKLNVIPEVVKGKRIVMVDDSIVRGTTCANIIKMLKKAGATEVHVRISSPPFLHPCYFGTDVPSNEQLIAHSHTPEQIRDMIGADSLGYMEIEKLKNMVGDLHFCDACFTGNYPMEVPGEDISQAFE is encoded by the coding sequence ATGAGTGAATTTGAAAAAGCTGTGACGGGATTAGGCGAAGAGTGTGGTGTGTTCGGAGCCTATGATATGGATGGACATGATGTGGCAGCATCCATTTATTACGGACTTTTTGCCCTGCAGCACAGAGGACAGGAAAGCTGTGGTATTGCAGTGACGGATACTGCAGGAAAGAGAAAGGTATTGTCCAGAAAAGGGCTTGGTCATGTGAATGATGTCTTTGATGAAAAAGTACTTTCAGAACTGAAAGGAAATCTGGGAGTCGGACATGTGAGATATTCTACAGCAGGAGGAACCCGTGTGGAAAATGCCCAGCCGCTTGTAATCAATTACGTGAAAGGAACGCTGGCAATCGCACATAACGGGAATCTGGTCAATGCGATTGAACTGAGAAAAGAACTGGAATATACAGGTGCTATTTTTCAGACGACGATCGACTCGGAAGTGATCGCTTATCATATTGCAAGGGAGCGGCTGGAGGCTGCAACTGCGGAGGAGGCAGTGAGACTTGCGATGAAAAAGATCAAAGGTGCTTATGCACTGGTCGTGAGCAGTCCGAGGAAAATGATCGGAGCGAGAGATCCTTTCGGATTAAAGCCTTTATGTATAGGAAAAAGAGAAAATACATACTTCCTGGCATCAGAAAGCTGTGCAATCGCTGCAGTGGATGCAGAGTTTGTGCGGGATGTGCTTCCGGGAGAGATCGTAACGATCACGAAGGACGGAATCGCATCGGATATGAGTATGGCGATGCCGGCGGAGAAGCAGGCGAGATGTATTTTTGAATATATTTATTTTGCAAGGACAGATTCAACGATTGACGGTGTGAATGTCTATCATTCCAGGATCATTGCAGGAAAAGCACTGGCAGAGTCTTATCCGGTGGAGGCCGATCTGGTAGTCGGAGTTCCGGATTCGGGACTGGTAGCGGCAAAGGGATATTCCGAGCAGTCAGGAATCCCTTACGGAATGGCATTCCACAAGAACAGTTATGTTGGAAGAACCTTCATCAAGCCGAAGCAGAGTGACAGAGAGTCCAGTGTCAAGATTAAATTAAATGTGATCCCGGAAGTTGTAAAGGGAAAGAGGATCGTTATGGTAGATGATTCCATCGTCAGAGGAACGACCTGTGCGAATATCATCAAGATGCTGAAAAAGGCCGGAGCAACGGAAGTGCATGTAAGGATCAGTTCACCACCGTTCCTGCATCCATGTTATTTTGGAACCGATGTGCCGTCGAATGAGCAGCTAATTGCCCATTCCCATACACCGGAGCAGATCCGGGATATGATCGGGGCAGATTCCCTTGGATATATGGAGATAGAAAAACTGAAAAATATGGTTGGAGATCTTCATTTCTGTGATGCATGCTTTACAGGAAATTATCCGATGGAAGTACCGGGAGAAGATATCAGTCAGGCATTTGAATAA
- the purB gene encoding adenylosuccinate lyase, with the protein MSNDRYVSPLSDRYASKEMQYIFSPDKKFRTWRKLWIALAETEKELGLHITDEQIAELKEHADDINFDVAKEREKVVRHDVMSHVYAYGVQCPKAKGIIHLGATSCYVGDNTDIIIMAEALKLIRTKLINVIAELAKFADAQKAQPTLAFTHFQPAQPTTVGKRATLWLQEFEMDLEDLEYVLGSLKLLGSKGTTGTQASFLELFDGDQETIDKIDPMIAEKMGFKACYPVSGQTYSRKVDTRVMNILAGIAASAHKFSNDIRLLQHLKEVEEPFEKTQIGSSAMAYKRNPMRSERIASLSRYVMIDALNPAITSATQWFERTLDDSANKRLSIPEGFLAIDGILDLCLNVVDGLVVYPKVIEKRLMSELPFMATENIMMDAVKAGGDRQELHERIRELSMEAGKNVKEKGLDNNLLELIAADPAFNLTLEDLQKTMQPEKYVGRAKEQVEAYLTNVINPLLEKNQEVLGVKAEINV; encoded by the coding sequence ATGAGTAATGACCGTTATGTAAGTCCACTTTCAGACCGTTATGCAAGCAAGGAGATGCAGTATATTTTTTCACCGGACAAAAAGTTCCGTACGTGGAGAAAGCTGTGGATCGCCCTTGCGGAGACTGAGAAAGAGCTTGGACTTCATATTACCGATGAGCAGATTGCAGAATTGAAAGAACATGCAGATGATATTAATTTTGATGTGGCAAAAGAACGGGAAAAGGTAGTCCGCCACGATGTTATGTCCCACGTGTATGCATATGGTGTGCAGTGTCCGAAAGCAAAGGGAATTATCCATCTTGGAGCAACTTCCTGCTATGTCGGGGACAATACGGATATTATTATCATGGCAGAGGCACTGAAGTTGATCCGTACGAAGCTGATCAATGTGATCGCAGAACTGGCAAAATTCGCAGATGCACAGAAAGCCCAGCCAACACTTGCATTTACCCATTTCCAGCCGGCACAGCCGACAACTGTAGGAAAAAGAGCGACGCTGTGGCTGCAGGAGTTTGAGATGGATCTGGAAGATCTGGAATATGTACTCGGTAGTCTGAAGCTTTTAGGCTCGAAAGGAACGACAGGAACGCAGGCAAGTTTCCTGGAACTCTTTGACGGAGATCAGGAGACCATCGATAAGATCGATCCGATGATCGCAGAAAAGATGGGATTTAAGGCCTGCTATCCGGTATCGGGACAAACGTATTCGAGAAAAGTAGATACAAGAGTGATGAATATCCTTGCAGGGATCGCAGCCAGTGCACATAAATTTTCAAATGATATCCGGCTTCTCCAGCATCTGAAAGAAGTGGAAGAACCATTTGAAAAGACACAGATCGGTTCCTCTGCAATGGCATATAAGAGAAACCCTATGAGAAGTGAAAGAATTGCATCCCTTTCAAGATACGTTATGATCGATGCACTGAATCCGGCGATCACGTCTGCGACGCAGTGGTTTGAGAGAACGCTGGATGATTCAGCAAATAAGCGTCTGAGTATTCCGGAAGGTTTCCTGGCAATTGACGGGATTCTGGATCTCTGTCTGAATGTAGTAGACGGACTTGTAGTTTATCCGAAGGTGATCGAGAAGCGTCTTATGTCAGAACTTCCATTCATGGCAACAGAAAATATCATGATGGATGCCGTAAAAGCCGGTGGAGACAGACAGGAACTGCATGAGAGAATCCGTGAGCTTTCCATGGAAGCAGGAAAGAATGTGAAGGAAAAAGGTCTTGATAATAATCTGCTGGAACTGATTGCAGCAGACCCGGCATTCAACCTGACACTGGAAGATCTGCAGAAGACAATGCAGCCGGAGAAGTATGTAGGACGTGCAAAAGAGCAGGTTGAAGCATATCTGACCAATGTGATCAACCCGTTGCTGGAAAAGAATCAGGAAGTGCTTGGCGTAAAAGCAGAGATTAATGTGTAA
- a CDS encoding histidine phosphatase family protein, which produces MVLYVVRHGETDWNKVKRVQGHTDIPLNEYGRHLARETAKGLKETRIDLAITSPLIRAKETAQIILGTRQIPLLEDPRIKEIGFGEYEGVSCNGEDPVSRAFRLFFNAPGEYIAPKGAETIEELYERTGDFLKELCEKEEWQQKNILISTHGAAMTALLNRIRGSLSVESFWQEKVPPNCSVTTVQIENGVPCIVRENEIFYKEKVRQWNTV; this is translated from the coding sequence ATGGTATTGTATGTTGTCCGGCATGGGGAAACGGACTGGAATAAAGTGAAACGGGTTCAGGGGCATACAGATATTCCGCTGAATGAATACGGAAGGCATCTCGCCCGGGAAACCGCAAAAGGTCTAAAAGAGACCAGGATTGATCTGGCGATTACAAGTCCTCTGATCCGTGCGAAAGAGACTGCACAGATCATTCTCGGAACAAGGCAGATCCCTCTTTTGGAAGACCCCAGGATCAAAGAGATCGGTTTTGGAGAGTATGAGGGAGTCTCATGTAACGGTGAAGACCCGGTCAGCAGGGCATTCCGTCTCTTTTTCAATGCTCCGGGGGAATATATTGCACCGAAGGGGGCAGAGACGATAGAAGAACTGTATGAAAGAACAGGAGATTTTCTGAAAGAATTATGCGAAAAGGAAGAGTGGCAGCAAAAGAATATTCTGATCTCGACGCATGGAGCAGCTATGACTGCACTTCTGAACCGGATCAGGGGGAGTCTGTCGGTGGAGTCATTCTGGCAGGAAAAAGTGCCGCCAAACTGTTCTGTGACAACGGTACAGATTGAAAATGGAGTCCCCTGTATTGTGAGGGAAAATGAAATTTTCTACAAAGAGAAAGTCAGACAGTGGAATACTGTATGA
- a CDS encoding substrate-binding domain-containing protein produces MIYILMAVGTLFLLTGCKKNVGTPEDNAVTDESDDKKEDTDQEKKVFGFCGIDMSNPFYATLKDSVQSALEEQGDKLLIKDPAGDAERQNTQIQELIEEDVDAVFLCPVDWKKIEPALDALEEADIPVINLDTKVYESGKVAAFVGSDNRNAGYVCGEDLVERKPDGGQVVIVENLNVNSVCERITGFEEAVSKGAFEVVKRIQTGNDVSGLKQQVAQVLAQNPDLDAIMCGDDQMAEQVREAITEAGQEKVYVYSVDGSPASKKALVEHTGGMMGIGAQSPINLGKKAVKIANAVLNGEDYEKETYEETFFINRDNVEMYGTDGWQ; encoded by the coding sequence ATGATATACATACTGATGGCAGTCGGTACACTTTTTCTGCTGACAGGATGTAAAAAAAATGTAGGGACACCGGAAGATAATGCAGTGACAGATGAGAGCGATGATAAGAAAGAAGATACGGATCAGGAGAAAAAAGTCTTCGGTTTCTGCGGGATCGATATGTCGAATCCGTTTTATGCAACACTGAAAGATTCAGTTCAGTCGGCATTGGAAGAACAGGGAGATAAGCTGCTCATAAAGGATCCGGCAGGAGATGCAGAGCGGCAGAATACTCAGATACAGGAACTGATCGAAGAAGATGTGGATGCTGTTTTTCTCTGCCCGGTGGACTGGAAGAAGATCGAACCGGCACTGGATGCTCTGGAGGAGGCTGATATTCCGGTGATCAACCTGGATACGAAAGTTTATGAGAGCGGAAAAGTGGCTGCGTTTGTTGGTTCTGATAACCGGAATGCGGGGTATGTATGCGGAGAGGATCTGGTAGAAAGAAAGCCGGACGGCGGACAGGTTGTGATTGTGGAAAATCTGAATGTCAATTCTGTATGTGAAAGGATCACGGGTTTTGAAGAGGCTGTGTCAAAAGGAGCATTTGAGGTTGTTAAGCGGATTCAGACAGGAAATGATGTCTCAGGTCTGAAGCAGCAGGTGGCACAGGTGCTGGCACAGAATCCAGATCTGGATGCGATCATGTGCGGAGATGATCAGATGGCAGAACAGGTGCGGGAGGCAATTACAGAAGCCGGACAGGAAAAGGTTTATGTATACAGTGTGGATGGTTCTCCGGCATCAAAAAAAGCACTGGTGGAGCATACAGGCGGAATGATGGGAATCGGGGCTCAGTCACCAATCAATCTTGGGAAAAAAGCGGTCAAAATTGCCAATGCAGTATTGAACGGGGAGGATTATGAGAAAGAGACTTATGAGGAGACGTTCTTTATAAATCGAGATAATGTTGAAATGTATGGAACGGACGGCTGGCAATAA